Proteins encoded together in one Bombyx mori chromosome 24, ASM3026992v2 window:
- the LOC101741630 gene encoding uncharacterized protein LOC101741630 isoform X11 gives MYQMERSRSMHPSPDQVYTLLEVMEINPLLAKGHVKSVMARQTATRHWHHLAIKLNNMGGATKTGKQWAKYWSDKKSAVKKKAIVRLTAIKQGSDSEQILELSDVEERIITLMGGEKFVVPETPKHAAINDSYKDPPGRVPDEDRDTQQANVEINNHSSRISEDGDSRQTTMETIDDQSNRTSNVSSHFSSTLRTDESKPALDSVRSASHIRNRRPFYLTSAPTRSRRSFIRNLTEGLLRVEEQRLEMERENAQWNQKRDRMLIETFSGVCESLNASLNCLNKLTSLLTESIKKE, from the exons TCAAATGGAACGGAGTCGTTCGATGCATCCCTCACCGGATCAAGTGTACACTCTTTTAGAAGTCATGGAGATAAATCCGCTTTTAGCGAAGGGCCACGTTAAGTCGGTAATGGCCAGACAGACGGCCACCAGGCACTGGCATCATTTAGCTATCAAACTAAACAATATGGGTGGAGCCACGAAGACCGGGAAGCAGTGGGCAAAG TATTGGTCTGACAAGAAAAGTGCGGTTAAGAAAAAGGCAATCGTACGTTTAACTGCAATAAAACAAGGATCTGACAGCGAACAAATACTGGAACTGTCCGATGTGGAAGAAAGAATCATAACTTTGATGGGCGGTGAGAAGTTTGTAGTACCAGAAACTCCCAAACACGCGGCAATCAAC GACAGCTACAAGGACCCTCCTGGACGTGTCCCGGACGAGGACCGCGACACGCAACAAGCCAATGTG GAAATAAATAACCACTCCTCGCGGATATCTGAGGATGGTGATTCAAGACAAACGACTATG GAGACAATAGACGACCAATCAAACAGAACTTCAAATGTGTCT TCACACTTTAGCAGTACATTGCGCACGGACGAGTCGAAACCCGCATTGGATTCCGTTAGATCTGCTAGTCATATCA GAAATAGAAGACCTTTTTATCTCACGTCGGCTCCCACACGAAGTCGGAGAAGCTTCATCAGGAACCTGACCGAGGGTCTGCTCAGGGTGGAGGAGCAGCGTTTAGAGATGGAGAGGGAAAACGCGCAATGGAACCAAAAACGAGACCGCATGCTCATTGAAACGTTTTCGGGGGTGTGCGAGAGTTTAAACGCTAGCCTTAACTGTTTGAACAAACTGACATCGTTATTAAcagaatcaataaaaaaagaatga
- the LOC101741630 gene encoding uncharacterized protein LOC101741630 isoform X8, with amino-acid sequence MYQMERSRSMHPSPDQVYTLLEVMEINPLLAKGHVKSVMARQTATRHWHHLAIKLNNMGGATKTGKQWAKYWSDKKSAVKKKAIVRLTAIKQGSDSEQILELSDVEERIITLMGGEKFVVPETPKHAAINDSYKDPPGRVPDEDRDTQQANVEINNHSSRISEDGDSRQTTMVYQHPETIDDQSNRTSNVSSHFSSTLRTDESKPALDSVRSASHIRNRRPFYLTSAPTRSRRSFIRNLTEGLLRVEEQRLEMERENAQWNQKRDRMLIETFSGVCESLNASLNCLNKLTSLLTESIKKE; translated from the exons TCAAATGGAACGGAGTCGTTCGATGCATCCCTCACCGGATCAAGTGTACACTCTTTTAGAAGTCATGGAGATAAATCCGCTTTTAGCGAAGGGCCACGTTAAGTCGGTAATGGCCAGACAGACGGCCACCAGGCACTGGCATCATTTAGCTATCAAACTAAACAATATGGGTGGAGCCACGAAGACCGGGAAGCAGTGGGCAAAG TATTGGTCTGACAAGAAAAGTGCGGTTAAGAAAAAGGCAATCGTACGTTTAACTGCAATAAAACAAGGATCTGACAGCGAACAAATACTGGAACTGTCCGATGTGGAAGAAAGAATCATAACTTTGATGGGCGGTGAGAAGTTTGTAGTACCAGAAACTCCCAAACACGCGGCAATCAAC GACAGCTACAAGGACCCTCCTGGACGTGTCCCGGACGAGGACCGCGACACGCAACAAGCCAATGTG GAAATAAATAACCACTCCTCGCGGATATCTGAGGATGGTGATTCAAGACAAACGACTATGGTATATCAACACCCT GAGACAATAGACGACCAATCAAACAGAACTTCAAATGTGTCT TCACACTTTAGCAGTACATTGCGCACGGACGAGTCGAAACCCGCATTGGATTCCGTTAGATCTGCTAGTCATATCA GAAATAGAAGACCTTTTTATCTCACGTCGGCTCCCACACGAAGTCGGAGAAGCTTCATCAGGAACCTGACCGAGGGTCTGCTCAGGGTGGAGGAGCAGCGTTTAGAGATGGAGAGGGAAAACGCGCAATGGAACCAAAAACGAGACCGCATGCTCATTGAAACGTTTTCGGGGGTGTGCGAGAGTTTAAACGCTAGCCTTAACTGTTTGAACAAACTGACATCGTTATTAAcagaatcaataaaaaaagaatga
- the LOC101741630 gene encoding uncharacterized protein LOC101741630 isoform X3: MMIQMERSRSMHPSPDQVYTLLEVMEINPLLAKGHVKSVMARQTATRHWHHLAIKLNNMGGATKTGKQWAKYWSDKKSAVKKKAIVRLTAIKQGSDSEQILELSDVEERIITLMGGEKFVVPETPKHAAINDSYKDPPGRVPDEDRDTQQANVEINNHSSRISEDGDSRQTTMVYQHPTIDDQSNRTSNVSLSTTIADPLGDPLRPSSNMSASHFSSTLRTDESKPALDSVRSASHIRNRRPFYLTSAPTRSRRSFIRNLTEGLLRVEEQRLEMERENAQWNQKRDRMLIETFSGVCESLNASLNCLNKLTSLLTESIKKE, from the exons TCAAATGGAACGGAGTCGTTCGATGCATCCCTCACCGGATCAAGTGTACACTCTTTTAGAAGTCATGGAGATAAATCCGCTTTTAGCGAAGGGCCACGTTAAGTCGGTAATGGCCAGACAGACGGCCACCAGGCACTGGCATCATTTAGCTATCAAACTAAACAATATGGGTGGAGCCACGAAGACCGGGAAGCAGTGGGCAAAG TATTGGTCTGACAAGAAAAGTGCGGTTAAGAAAAAGGCAATCGTACGTTTAACTGCAATAAAACAAGGATCTGACAGCGAACAAATACTGGAACTGTCCGATGTGGAAGAAAGAATCATAACTTTGATGGGCGGTGAGAAGTTTGTAGTACCAGAAACTCCCAAACACGCGGCAATCAAC GACAGCTACAAGGACCCTCCTGGACGTGTCCCGGACGAGGACCGCGACACGCAACAAGCCAATGTG GAAATAAATAACCACTCCTCGCGGATATCTGAGGATGGTGATTCAAGACAAACGACTATGGTATATCAACACCCT ACAATAGACGACCAATCAAACAGAACTTCAAATGTGTCT CTTTCGACTACGATTGCGGATCCCCTGGGGGACCCGCTGAGGCCGTCTTCGAATATGTCAGCC TCACACTTTAGCAGTACATTGCGCACGGACGAGTCGAAACCCGCATTGGATTCCGTTAGATCTGCTAGTCATATCA GAAATAGAAGACCTTTTTATCTCACGTCGGCTCCCACACGAAGTCGGAGAAGCTTCATCAGGAACCTGACCGAGGGTCTGCTCAGGGTGGAGGAGCAGCGTTTAGAGATGGAGAGGGAAAACGCGCAATGGAACCAAAAACGAGACCGCATGCTCATTGAAACGTTTTCGGGGGTGTGCGAGAGTTTAAACGCTAGCCTTAACTGTTTGAACAAACTGACATCGTTATTAAcagaatcaataaaaaaagaatga
- the LOC101741630 gene encoding uncharacterized protein LOC101741630 isoform X5: protein MMIQMERSRSMHPSPDQVYTLLEVMEINPLLAKGHVKSVMARQTATRHWHHLAIKLNNMGGATKTGKQWAKYWSDKKSAVKKKAIVRLTAIKQGSDSEQILELSDVEERIITLMGGEKFVVPETPKHAAINDSYKDPPGRVPDEDRDTQQANVEINNHSSRISEDGDSRQTTMETIDDQSNRTSNVSLSTTIADPLGDPLRPSSNMSASHFSSTLRTDESKPALDSVRSASHIRNRRPFYLTSAPTRSRRSFIRNLTEGLLRVEEQRLEMERENAQWNQKRDRMLIETFSGVCESLNASLNCLNKLTSLLTESIKKE from the exons TCAAATGGAACGGAGTCGTTCGATGCATCCCTCACCGGATCAAGTGTACACTCTTTTAGAAGTCATGGAGATAAATCCGCTTTTAGCGAAGGGCCACGTTAAGTCGGTAATGGCCAGACAGACGGCCACCAGGCACTGGCATCATTTAGCTATCAAACTAAACAATATGGGTGGAGCCACGAAGACCGGGAAGCAGTGGGCAAAG TATTGGTCTGACAAGAAAAGTGCGGTTAAGAAAAAGGCAATCGTACGTTTAACTGCAATAAAACAAGGATCTGACAGCGAACAAATACTGGAACTGTCCGATGTGGAAGAAAGAATCATAACTTTGATGGGCGGTGAGAAGTTTGTAGTACCAGAAACTCCCAAACACGCGGCAATCAAC GACAGCTACAAGGACCCTCCTGGACGTGTCCCGGACGAGGACCGCGACACGCAACAAGCCAATGTG GAAATAAATAACCACTCCTCGCGGATATCTGAGGATGGTGATTCAAGACAAACGACTATG GAGACAATAGACGACCAATCAAACAGAACTTCAAATGTGTCT CTTTCGACTACGATTGCGGATCCCCTGGGGGACCCGCTGAGGCCGTCTTCGAATATGTCAGCC TCACACTTTAGCAGTACATTGCGCACGGACGAGTCGAAACCCGCATTGGATTCCGTTAGATCTGCTAGTCATATCA GAAATAGAAGACCTTTTTATCTCACGTCGGCTCCCACACGAAGTCGGAGAAGCTTCATCAGGAACCTGACCGAGGGTCTGCTCAGGGTGGAGGAGCAGCGTTTAGAGATGGAGAGGGAAAACGCGCAATGGAACCAAAAACGAGACCGCATGCTCATTGAAACGTTTTCGGGGGTGTGCGAGAGTTTAAACGCTAGCCTTAACTGTTTGAACAAACTGACATCGTTATTAAcagaatcaataaaaaaagaatga
- the LOC101741630 gene encoding uncharacterized protein LOC101741630 isoform X2: MYQMERSRSMHPSPDQVYTLLEVMEINPLLAKGHVKSVMARQTATRHWHHLAIKLNNMGGATKTGKQWAKYWSDKKSAVKKKAIVRLTAIKQGSDSEQILELSDVEERIITLMGGEKFVVPETPKHAAINDSYKDPPGRVPDEDRDTQQANVEINNHSSRISEDGDSRQTTMVYQHPETIDDQSNRTSNVSLSTTIADPLGDPLRPSSNMSASHFSSTLRTDESKPALDSVRSASHIRNRRPFYLTSAPTRSRRSFIRNLTEGLLRVEEQRLEMERENAQWNQKRDRMLIETFSGVCESLNASLNCLNKLTSLLTESIKKE; the protein is encoded by the exons TCAAATGGAACGGAGTCGTTCGATGCATCCCTCACCGGATCAAGTGTACACTCTTTTAGAAGTCATGGAGATAAATCCGCTTTTAGCGAAGGGCCACGTTAAGTCGGTAATGGCCAGACAGACGGCCACCAGGCACTGGCATCATTTAGCTATCAAACTAAACAATATGGGTGGAGCCACGAAGACCGGGAAGCAGTGGGCAAAG TATTGGTCTGACAAGAAAAGTGCGGTTAAGAAAAAGGCAATCGTACGTTTAACTGCAATAAAACAAGGATCTGACAGCGAACAAATACTGGAACTGTCCGATGTGGAAGAAAGAATCATAACTTTGATGGGCGGTGAGAAGTTTGTAGTACCAGAAACTCCCAAACACGCGGCAATCAAC GACAGCTACAAGGACCCTCCTGGACGTGTCCCGGACGAGGACCGCGACACGCAACAAGCCAATGTG GAAATAAATAACCACTCCTCGCGGATATCTGAGGATGGTGATTCAAGACAAACGACTATGGTATATCAACACCCT GAGACAATAGACGACCAATCAAACAGAACTTCAAATGTGTCT CTTTCGACTACGATTGCGGATCCCCTGGGGGACCCGCTGAGGCCGTCTTCGAATATGTCAGCC TCACACTTTAGCAGTACATTGCGCACGGACGAGTCGAAACCCGCATTGGATTCCGTTAGATCTGCTAGTCATATCA GAAATAGAAGACCTTTTTATCTCACGTCGGCTCCCACACGAAGTCGGAGAAGCTTCATCAGGAACCTGACCGAGGGTCTGCTCAGGGTGGAGGAGCAGCGTTTAGAGATGGAGAGGGAAAACGCGCAATGGAACCAAAAACGAGACCGCATGCTCATTGAAACGTTTTCGGGGGTGTGCGAGAGTTTAAACGCTAGCCTTAACTGTTTGAACAAACTGACATCGTTATTAAcagaatcaataaaaaaagaatga
- the LOC101741630 gene encoding uncharacterized protein LOC101741630 isoform X9 has protein sequence MMIQMERSRSMHPSPDQVYTLLEVMEINPLLAKGHVKSVMARQTATRHWHHLAIKLNNMGGATKTGKQWAKYWSDKKSAVKKKAIVRLTAIKQGSDSEQILELSDVEERIITLMGGEKFVVPETPKHAAINDSYKDPPGRVPDEDRDTQQANVEINNHSSRISEDGDSRQTTMVYQHPTIDDQSNRTSNVSSHFSSTLRTDESKPALDSVRSASHIRNRRPFYLTSAPTRSRRSFIRNLTEGLLRVEEQRLEMERENAQWNQKRDRMLIETFSGVCESLNASLNCLNKLTSLLTESIKKE, from the exons TCAAATGGAACGGAGTCGTTCGATGCATCCCTCACCGGATCAAGTGTACACTCTTTTAGAAGTCATGGAGATAAATCCGCTTTTAGCGAAGGGCCACGTTAAGTCGGTAATGGCCAGACAGACGGCCACCAGGCACTGGCATCATTTAGCTATCAAACTAAACAATATGGGTGGAGCCACGAAGACCGGGAAGCAGTGGGCAAAG TATTGGTCTGACAAGAAAAGTGCGGTTAAGAAAAAGGCAATCGTACGTTTAACTGCAATAAAACAAGGATCTGACAGCGAACAAATACTGGAACTGTCCGATGTGGAAGAAAGAATCATAACTTTGATGGGCGGTGAGAAGTTTGTAGTACCAGAAACTCCCAAACACGCGGCAATCAAC GACAGCTACAAGGACCCTCCTGGACGTGTCCCGGACGAGGACCGCGACACGCAACAAGCCAATGTG GAAATAAATAACCACTCCTCGCGGATATCTGAGGATGGTGATTCAAGACAAACGACTATGGTATATCAACACCCT ACAATAGACGACCAATCAAACAGAACTTCAAATGTGTCT TCACACTTTAGCAGTACATTGCGCACGGACGAGTCGAAACCCGCATTGGATTCCGTTAGATCTGCTAGTCATATCA GAAATAGAAGACCTTTTTATCTCACGTCGGCTCCCACACGAAGTCGGAGAAGCTTCATCAGGAACCTGACCGAGGGTCTGCTCAGGGTGGAGGAGCAGCGTTTAGAGATGGAGAGGGAAAACGCGCAATGGAACCAAAAACGAGACCGCATGCTCATTGAAACGTTTTCGGGGGTGTGCGAGAGTTTAAACGCTAGCCTTAACTGTTTGAACAAACTGACATCGTTATTAAcagaatcaataaaaaaagaatga
- the LOC101741630 gene encoding uncharacterized protein LOC101741630 isoform X6, translating to MYQMERSRSMHPSPDQVYTLLEVMEINPLLAKGHVKSVMARQTATRHWHHLAIKLNNMGGATKTGKQWAKYWSDKKSAVKKKAIVRLTAIKQGSDSEQILELSDVEERIITLMGGEKFVVPETPKHAAINDSYKDPPGRVPDEDRDTQQANVEINNHSSRISEDGDSRQTTMETIDDQSNRTSNVSLSTTIADPLGDPLRPSSNMSASHFSSTLRTDESKPALDSVRSASHIRNRRPFYLTSAPTRSRRSFIRNLTEGLLRVEEQRLEMERENAQWNQKRDRMLIETFSGVCESLNASLNCLNKLTSLLTESIKKE from the exons TCAAATGGAACGGAGTCGTTCGATGCATCCCTCACCGGATCAAGTGTACACTCTTTTAGAAGTCATGGAGATAAATCCGCTTTTAGCGAAGGGCCACGTTAAGTCGGTAATGGCCAGACAGACGGCCACCAGGCACTGGCATCATTTAGCTATCAAACTAAACAATATGGGTGGAGCCACGAAGACCGGGAAGCAGTGGGCAAAG TATTGGTCTGACAAGAAAAGTGCGGTTAAGAAAAAGGCAATCGTACGTTTAACTGCAATAAAACAAGGATCTGACAGCGAACAAATACTGGAACTGTCCGATGTGGAAGAAAGAATCATAACTTTGATGGGCGGTGAGAAGTTTGTAGTACCAGAAACTCCCAAACACGCGGCAATCAAC GACAGCTACAAGGACCCTCCTGGACGTGTCCCGGACGAGGACCGCGACACGCAACAAGCCAATGTG GAAATAAATAACCACTCCTCGCGGATATCTGAGGATGGTGATTCAAGACAAACGACTATG GAGACAATAGACGACCAATCAAACAGAACTTCAAATGTGTCT CTTTCGACTACGATTGCGGATCCCCTGGGGGACCCGCTGAGGCCGTCTTCGAATATGTCAGCC TCACACTTTAGCAGTACATTGCGCACGGACGAGTCGAAACCCGCATTGGATTCCGTTAGATCTGCTAGTCATATCA GAAATAGAAGACCTTTTTATCTCACGTCGGCTCCCACACGAAGTCGGAGAAGCTTCATCAGGAACCTGACCGAGGGTCTGCTCAGGGTGGAGGAGCAGCGTTTAGAGATGGAGAGGGAAAACGCGCAATGGAACCAAAAACGAGACCGCATGCTCATTGAAACGTTTTCGGGGGTGTGCGAGAGTTTAAACGCTAGCCTTAACTGTTTGAACAAACTGACATCGTTATTAAcagaatcaataaaaaaagaatga
- the LOC101741630 gene encoding uncharacterized protein LOC101741630 isoform X4, which produces MERSRSMHPSPDQVYTLLEVMEINPLLAKGHVKSVMARQTATRHWHHLAIKLNNMGGATKTGKQWAKYWSDKKSAVKKKAIVRLTAIKQGSDSEQILELSDVEERIITLMGGEKFVVPETPKHAAINDSYKDPPGRVPDEDRDTQQANVEINNHSSRISEDGDSRQTTMVYQHPETIDDQSNRTSNVSLSTTIADPLGDPLRPSSNMSASHFSSTLRTDESKPALDSVRSASHIRNRRPFYLTSAPTRSRRSFIRNLTEGLLRVEEQRLEMERENAQWNQKRDRMLIETFSGVCESLNASLNCLNKLTSLLTESIKKE; this is translated from the exons ATGGAACGGAGTCGTTCGATGCATCCCTCACCGGATCAAGTGTACACTCTTTTAGAAGTCATGGAGATAAATCCGCTTTTAGCGAAGGGCCACGTTAAGTCGGTAATGGCCAGACAGACGGCCACCAGGCACTGGCATCATTTAGCTATCAAACTAAACAATATGGGTGGAGCCACGAAGACCGGGAAGCAGTGGGCAAAG TATTGGTCTGACAAGAAAAGTGCGGTTAAGAAAAAGGCAATCGTACGTTTAACTGCAATAAAACAAGGATCTGACAGCGAACAAATACTGGAACTGTCCGATGTGGAAGAAAGAATCATAACTTTGATGGGCGGTGAGAAGTTTGTAGTACCAGAAACTCCCAAACACGCGGCAATCAAC GACAGCTACAAGGACCCTCCTGGACGTGTCCCGGACGAGGACCGCGACACGCAACAAGCCAATGTG GAAATAAATAACCACTCCTCGCGGATATCTGAGGATGGTGATTCAAGACAAACGACTATGGTATATCAACACCCT GAGACAATAGACGACCAATCAAACAGAACTTCAAATGTGTCT CTTTCGACTACGATTGCGGATCCCCTGGGGGACCCGCTGAGGCCGTCTTCGAATATGTCAGCC TCACACTTTAGCAGTACATTGCGCACGGACGAGTCGAAACCCGCATTGGATTCCGTTAGATCTGCTAGTCATATCA GAAATAGAAGACCTTTTTATCTCACGTCGGCTCCCACACGAAGTCGGAGAAGCTTCATCAGGAACCTGACCGAGGGTCTGCTCAGGGTGGAGGAGCAGCGTTTAGAGATGGAGAGGGAAAACGCGCAATGGAACCAAAAACGAGACCGCATGCTCATTGAAACGTTTTCGGGGGTGTGCGAGAGTTTAAACGCTAGCCTTAACTGTTTGAACAAACTGACATCGTTATTAAcagaatcaataaaaaaagaatga
- the LOC101741630 gene encoding uncharacterized protein LOC101741630 isoform X10, whose amino-acid sequence MMIQMERSRSMHPSPDQVYTLLEVMEINPLLAKGHVKSVMARQTATRHWHHLAIKLNNMGGATKTGKQWAKYWSDKKSAVKKKAIVRLTAIKQGSDSEQILELSDVEERIITLMGGEKFVVPETPKHAAINDSYKDPPGRVPDEDRDTQQANVEINNHSSRISEDGDSRQTTMETIDDQSNRTSNVSSHFSSTLRTDESKPALDSVRSASHIRNRRPFYLTSAPTRSRRSFIRNLTEGLLRVEEQRLEMERENAQWNQKRDRMLIETFSGVCESLNASLNCLNKLTSLLTESIKKE is encoded by the exons TCAAATGGAACGGAGTCGTTCGATGCATCCCTCACCGGATCAAGTGTACACTCTTTTAGAAGTCATGGAGATAAATCCGCTTTTAGCGAAGGGCCACGTTAAGTCGGTAATGGCCAGACAGACGGCCACCAGGCACTGGCATCATTTAGCTATCAAACTAAACAATATGGGTGGAGCCACGAAGACCGGGAAGCAGTGGGCAAAG TATTGGTCTGACAAGAAAAGTGCGGTTAAGAAAAAGGCAATCGTACGTTTAACTGCAATAAAACAAGGATCTGACAGCGAACAAATACTGGAACTGTCCGATGTGGAAGAAAGAATCATAACTTTGATGGGCGGTGAGAAGTTTGTAGTACCAGAAACTCCCAAACACGCGGCAATCAAC GACAGCTACAAGGACCCTCCTGGACGTGTCCCGGACGAGGACCGCGACACGCAACAAGCCAATGTG GAAATAAATAACCACTCCTCGCGGATATCTGAGGATGGTGATTCAAGACAAACGACTATG GAGACAATAGACGACCAATCAAACAGAACTTCAAATGTGTCT TCACACTTTAGCAGTACATTGCGCACGGACGAGTCGAAACCCGCATTGGATTCCGTTAGATCTGCTAGTCATATCA GAAATAGAAGACCTTTTTATCTCACGTCGGCTCCCACACGAAGTCGGAGAAGCTTCATCAGGAACCTGACCGAGGGTCTGCTCAGGGTGGAGGAGCAGCGTTTAGAGATGGAGAGGGAAAACGCGCAATGGAACCAAAAACGAGACCGCATGCTCATTGAAACGTTTTCGGGGGTGTGCGAGAGTTTAAACGCTAGCCTTAACTGTTTGAACAAACTGACATCGTTATTAAcagaatcaataaaaaaagaatga
- the LOC101741630 gene encoding uncharacterized protein LOC101741630 isoform X1 — MMIQMERSRSMHPSPDQVYTLLEVMEINPLLAKGHVKSVMARQTATRHWHHLAIKLNNMGGATKTGKQWAKYWSDKKSAVKKKAIVRLTAIKQGSDSEQILELSDVEERIITLMGGEKFVVPETPKHAAINDSYKDPPGRVPDEDRDTQQANVEINNHSSRISEDGDSRQTTMVYQHPETIDDQSNRTSNVSLSTTIADPLGDPLRPSSNMSASHFSSTLRTDESKPALDSVRSASHIRNRRPFYLTSAPTRSRRSFIRNLTEGLLRVEEQRLEMERENAQWNQKRDRMLIETFSGVCESLNASLNCLNKLTSLLTESIKKE; from the exons TCAAATGGAACGGAGTCGTTCGATGCATCCCTCACCGGATCAAGTGTACACTCTTTTAGAAGTCATGGAGATAAATCCGCTTTTAGCGAAGGGCCACGTTAAGTCGGTAATGGCCAGACAGACGGCCACCAGGCACTGGCATCATTTAGCTATCAAACTAAACAATATGGGTGGAGCCACGAAGACCGGGAAGCAGTGGGCAAAG TATTGGTCTGACAAGAAAAGTGCGGTTAAGAAAAAGGCAATCGTACGTTTAACTGCAATAAAACAAGGATCTGACAGCGAACAAATACTGGAACTGTCCGATGTGGAAGAAAGAATCATAACTTTGATGGGCGGTGAGAAGTTTGTAGTACCAGAAACTCCCAAACACGCGGCAATCAAC GACAGCTACAAGGACCCTCCTGGACGTGTCCCGGACGAGGACCGCGACACGCAACAAGCCAATGTG GAAATAAATAACCACTCCTCGCGGATATCTGAGGATGGTGATTCAAGACAAACGACTATGGTATATCAACACCCT GAGACAATAGACGACCAATCAAACAGAACTTCAAATGTGTCT CTTTCGACTACGATTGCGGATCCCCTGGGGGACCCGCTGAGGCCGTCTTCGAATATGTCAGCC TCACACTTTAGCAGTACATTGCGCACGGACGAGTCGAAACCCGCATTGGATTCCGTTAGATCTGCTAGTCATATCA GAAATAGAAGACCTTTTTATCTCACGTCGGCTCCCACACGAAGTCGGAGAAGCTTCATCAGGAACCTGACCGAGGGTCTGCTCAGGGTGGAGGAGCAGCGTTTAGAGATGGAGAGGGAAAACGCGCAATGGAACCAAAAACGAGACCGCATGCTCATTGAAACGTTTTCGGGGGTGTGCGAGAGTTTAAACGCTAGCCTTAACTGTTTGAACAAACTGACATCGTTATTAAcagaatcaataaaaaaagaatga
- the LOC101741630 gene encoding uncharacterized protein LOC101741630 isoform X7 codes for MMIQMERSRSMHPSPDQVYTLLEVMEINPLLAKGHVKSVMARQTATRHWHHLAIKLNNMGGATKTGKQWAKYWSDKKSAVKKKAIVRLTAIKQGSDSEQILELSDVEERIITLMGGEKFVVPETPKHAAINDSYKDPPGRVPDEDRDTQQANVEINNHSSRISEDGDSRQTTMVYQHPETIDDQSNRTSNVSSHFSSTLRTDESKPALDSVRSASHIRNRRPFYLTSAPTRSRRSFIRNLTEGLLRVEEQRLEMERENAQWNQKRDRMLIETFSGVCESLNASLNCLNKLTSLLTESIKKE; via the exons TCAAATGGAACGGAGTCGTTCGATGCATCCCTCACCGGATCAAGTGTACACTCTTTTAGAAGTCATGGAGATAAATCCGCTTTTAGCGAAGGGCCACGTTAAGTCGGTAATGGCCAGACAGACGGCCACCAGGCACTGGCATCATTTAGCTATCAAACTAAACAATATGGGTGGAGCCACGAAGACCGGGAAGCAGTGGGCAAAG TATTGGTCTGACAAGAAAAGTGCGGTTAAGAAAAAGGCAATCGTACGTTTAACTGCAATAAAACAAGGATCTGACAGCGAACAAATACTGGAACTGTCCGATGTGGAAGAAAGAATCATAACTTTGATGGGCGGTGAGAAGTTTGTAGTACCAGAAACTCCCAAACACGCGGCAATCAAC GACAGCTACAAGGACCCTCCTGGACGTGTCCCGGACGAGGACCGCGACACGCAACAAGCCAATGTG GAAATAAATAACCACTCCTCGCGGATATCTGAGGATGGTGATTCAAGACAAACGACTATGGTATATCAACACCCT GAGACAATAGACGACCAATCAAACAGAACTTCAAATGTGTCT TCACACTTTAGCAGTACATTGCGCACGGACGAGTCGAAACCCGCATTGGATTCCGTTAGATCTGCTAGTCATATCA GAAATAGAAGACCTTTTTATCTCACGTCGGCTCCCACACGAAGTCGGAGAAGCTTCATCAGGAACCTGACCGAGGGTCTGCTCAGGGTGGAGGAGCAGCGTTTAGAGATGGAGAGGGAAAACGCGCAATGGAACCAAAAACGAGACCGCATGCTCATTGAAACGTTTTCGGGGGTGTGCGAGAGTTTAAACGCTAGCCTTAACTGTTTGAACAAACTGACATCGTTATTAAcagaatcaataaaaaaagaatga